TCTCATAAATTAAAGAATGGTTTAATGATTTAAGTAATACCATAGGCCTAAATATTCGTTTTCTGTGCAAAGTCAAATTAGTGATTTCTGTTAAAATAAATCCTTTCACTTATtgattggatttcaaaattaaggTTTGATGTTTTTGGATTTCCCAATTAGTGTCTCATACTATATACTCATTTATACTGAAAACTTTGGCAGCTTGTGACCAAATCTGCACTGAACCACTTACATCAACTCCCTTTGGTTCACCTTGTGGTTGTGTATTTCCCATGAAGGTTCGACTGACACTGGACGTAGCACCTTATGCCGTTTTTCCAGTAATGACTGAGTTAGAGAATGAAATTGCGTTAGGCACGTATCTAGAGCAGAGTCAGGTGAAGATAATGGGTGCCACTGCTGACACTCAAAATCAGGGAAGAACTGTTGTTGATATTAATTTGGTTCCGCTGGGAGAGAAATTTGACAATACAACCGCAGCTTTGACATATGAGAGGTTTTGGCACAAGAAGGTTCCTCTAAATAGGAGCCTTTTTGGTGATTATGCTGTTGTGTACATTACTTATTCAGGTAGTTGTGTTTCTCTTCATAACATTTTACTTTACTTGTATCTTGTTTCTGTTTGAGTCTAAAGCTGTTGGTATCAGGAATGCCATCTTCACCTCCATATGGATCTTTAGTTGGGAGTGGTCCCAGTCAAAGTGTTCAGGGCATTCTTCCGGTCAGTGCCAACTTTGTCGGCAGAAACCAGAAAATGAATGTCAGAACCATAATCATCATTGCTTTATCTTCCTTTGTACTCTTGCTGGTTTTAGTGGGAGCgttttcaattattttgaaatgGAAGAAGAGTAGGAGACCATCGAATGCTGTTGGCCCTGCATTCACATCATCTTTGAACAAGAGATCAGGTATActtctgaaaatattttcacatttaaatataattttatgatgttTAAATTGGCAGATCATTTTGTTTGGTCATTAATCATTTATTGTTGACAGAACTATGCCTTTTGCCTGAATAATTTTTCTCTGATTGACTGTGGCTgcttttttagtttctttttcttattttccatGCTACTCTTGTATgtgaaaacaattatatttgttaAGCTCTATTTTGGGCAAGTAAATTTGTGATGTTTATACAATACCGAGTTTGCAGTGTGGTGATCTCTTTTACTTGGAAGATATTTCTACTGTCACTTCTCATTGGTGTTACATTTGTACTACGCATCAACTAGATTGGTTTATGCGTTAACTTCTGTGTGcgttgtaattttttatatgaaaattggACAGCTGTAAATTACGTTTGTTATACCAAATTCATTCTATTATTGTTGTGTACAGAATCCATACTATGGATGAGATGTTCCCTACACTTGGTGGTTACTGATTGATATACATATCTGCTGTATTTACTTGTTCTTGTgtaatttttagtaattttattattttattagctatattttttttttagttgtacCATAAAATTTAAGTATAGATGGGTTGATGCATCATGCACCGCAGGCTTGGGGTCTATGTTGTCAAGCAGCATTACTAGCTCAACATCAGTGTCACTTATGTCCACAATGGCTACTTCCATTCTCTCTGTTaaaacattttcactttctgaGCTTGAGAAAGCAACAGATAAGTTTAGTTCAAAGCGAATACTGGGCGAAGGAGGATTTGGACGTGTTTATAGTGGAACATTGGAAGATGGGGCTGAAGTTGCAGTTAAGCTTCTAACAAGAGATAATCAGAATGGAGACCGTGAATTTATTGCAGAGGTTGAGATGCTTAGCCGTTTGCATCACCGTAATCTAGTGAAACTGATTGGTATATGCATTGAGGGGCGCAGGCGTTGCTTGGTGTATGAACTTGTTCGCAATGGCAGTGTCGAGTCCCATCTGCATGGTAGAATTTTCATCAGCTCATAACGCTCGGCCCATGTACTAGTTTTCTGTGTTATCTGTTAAATCATTTAAGTGCATGTTAATGATCTTATAGGTGATGACAAGATAAAGGGGATGCTAGATTGGGAAGCACGGATGAAAATTGCCCTAGGAGCTGCAAGAGGATTGGCATATCTTCACGAAGATTCCAATCCCCGTGTAATTCATCGAGACTTTAAAGCTAGTAACGTGTTACTAGAAGATGACTTTACCCCCAAAGTTTCTGATTTTGGATTGGCAAGAGAAGCAACTGAAGGAAGTAATCATATTTCAACACGAGTGATGGGAACTTTTGGGTGAGTGTATAAACAGAGTTTGTCTACAGCATTTGATGAAGTACGGTCCTAAACATTTTTTAGTGCCAGATTGTAAAGTTCTTCCAGTGTAAATATTGTTATAGCTAAGCACTAATTTTCTACGTACTTCATATTAACCATGCAGAGATTTATCTCCCCTTTAAATAATTCTTTCGCCTAATAAATTGGGgttcagtgttttttttttttggctcaTTGCAAATTCCAGGCTTTAATTTGATGCCTTTTCTATGTTATGTGTTCATTTTTGTAGGTATGTTGCTCCCGAATATGCAATGACAGGGCACTTACTCGTCAAAAGTGATGTTTATAGTTATGGTGTTGTGCTGCTTGAACTTCTCACAGGCAGGAAGCCAGTGGATATGTCTCAACCTCAGGGACAGGAGAATCTTGTAACTTGGGCACGGCCAATGTTGACCAGCAGAGAAGGTCTAGAACAGCTGGTGGATCCATCTTTGGCTGGAAGTTACAACTTTGATGACATGGCAAAGGTTGCTGCAATCGCTTCAATGTGTGTTCACACGGAGGTTACACAGAGACCTTTTATGGGTGAAGTTGTACAGGCTCTTAAGTTAATATACAATGACACAGATGAGACTTGTGGAGATTGTTGTAGTCAAAAGGATTCCTCTGCTCAGGAGTCCGATTTTAGAGGTGACCTTGCCCCTTCTGATAGCAGTTGGTGGAATGCGGGAGGGTTAACCCCTCGATTAACTTATGGGCAAGCATCTTCCTTCATCACTATGGAATACAGTTCTGGTccacttgaagaaatggaaaacAGACCGTTTTCAACATCAAGCTTGATTGGAGATGAGATATCGTTACCAATTAGGCATGGGAATAGATCAGGCCCCTTAAGAACAGTCCGAAACAAACTTTCCTTACATAGATTTACCGGAAGTCGGAGTGAGCATGGAGGACCTTCTTCCAAGCGTAATTGGAATGATGGTTACTGGGTTTGAAGAGGTTTGGGGGATTTTCCACTGTTTTTTAAATGTACAGTTTCTAAAGGGATCAGAACTAATGATTAAGTGACTGATTTAGTTTAGGGATCTCATTTCTGCAGTTTTCATGTTATGGTTGGAGAGATACAGAGACGttgacaaattttgaaatattgattCATTATACAAGGAGGAAGTGTAATTTAAACAGTGTTGTAAATGCCTTGAATTGTATCTCATTGTGTCTTTCCATTTCGTTTCCATGTCTATCACAAAGGACGTTCCATGTAGTCAAAATGATACCTATTTAATTTGAACTCTTGTGTATCTCCAATTTACATGTTagagtttatttaatttgaactgGAGTATCtctaatataaaatgttataatctaATTTAAGTTCTGAATTCTTTTATTTAGGTTCTCGTCTAATTTTCAAtaagttacatttttttatttttgtaggaacttcaattttattgtaTGATTTATCTCAGACCCCTCCTTTTGATCTCCCTTTCACTGCACGTCAAATCATCTCCAATTCTGTTTCTTCCAGGATATACAAGATAACATATTATTAATCTCACTAATTATAACGttgaataaataagaaaatctaAAAGTTAATCTGTAAAGATTCTTTTATAGGATTTTTAATTTCTACGAAAGTTAAGTTTATCTtatg
The sequence above is drawn from the Vigna radiata var. radiata cultivar VC1973A chromosome 3, Vradiata_ver6, whole genome shotgun sequence genome and encodes:
- the LOC106757787 gene encoding receptor-like serine/threonine-protein kinase ALE2 isoform X3; the protein is MTVVAGRPTGISPFASLSLTFLSLPDDAQRWCRLRLERMPVSVVFLFAFLNLLSSSQGSLHAVKSFSLSVSFASSEQAKMWFAKPSFGPSSAPIPSPNHQGPYMTPRQRHHYHHRHHHNMRPYVVAPPPSKDQACDQICTEPLTSTPFGSPCGCVFPMKVRLTLDVAPYAVFPVMTELENEIALGTYLEQSQVKIMGATADTQNQGRTVVDINLVPLGEKFDNTTAALTYERFWHKKVPLNRSLFGDYAVVYITYSVGSGPSQSVQGILPVSANFVGRNQKMNVRTIIIIALSSFVLLLVLVGAFSIILKWKKSRRPSNAVGPAFTSSLNKRSGLGSMLSSSITSSTSVSLMSTMATSILSVKTFSLSELEKATDKFSSKRILGEGGFGRVYSGTLEDGAEVAVKLLTRDNQNGDREFIAEVEMLSRLHHRNLVKLIGICIEGRRRCLVYELVRNGSVESHLHGDDKIKGMLDWEARMKIALGAARGLAYLHEDSNPRVIHRDFKASNVLLEDDFTPKVSDFGLAREATEGSNHISTRVMGTFGYVAPEYAMTGHLLVKSDVYSYGVVLLELLTGRKPVDMSQPQGQENLVTWARPMLTSREGLEQLVDPSLAGSYNFDDMAKVAAIASMCVHTEVTQRPFMGEVVQALKLIYNDTDETCGDCCSQKDSSAQESDFRGDLAPSDSSWWNAGGLTPRLTYGQASSFITMEYSSGPLEEMENRPFSTSSLIGDEISLPIRHGNRSGPLRTVRNKLSLHRFTGSRSEHGGPSSKRNWNDGYWV
- the LOC106757787 gene encoding receptor-like serine/threonine-protein kinase ALE2 isoform X1; protein product: MTVVAGRPTGISPFASLSLTFLSLPDDAQRWCRLRLERMPVSVVFLFAFLNLLSSSQGSLHAVKSFSLSVSFASSEQAKMWFAKPSFGPSSAPIPSPNHQGPYMTPRQRHHYHHRHHHNMRPYVVAPPPSKDQACDQICTEPLTSTPFGSPCGCVFPMKVRLTLDVAPYAVFPVMTELENEIALGTYLEQSQVKIMGATADTQNQGRTVVDINLVPLGEKFDNTTAALTYERFWHKKVPLNRSLFGDYAVVYITYSGMPSSPPYGSLVGSGPSQSVQGILPVSANFVGRNQKMNVRTIIIIALSSFVLLLVLVGAFSIILKWKKSRRPSNAVGPAFTSSLNKRSGLGSMLSSSITSSTSVSLMSTMATSILSVKTFSLSELEKATDKFSSKRILGEGGFGRVYSGTLEDGAEVAVKLLTRDNQNGDREFIAEVEMLSRLHHRNLVKLIGICIEGRRRCLVYELVRNGSVESHLHGDDKIKGMLDWEARMKIALGAARGLAYLHEDSNPRVIHRDFKASNVLLEDDFTPKVSDFGLAREATEGSNHISTRVMGTFGYVAPEYAMTGHLLVKSDVYSYGVVLLELLTGRKPVDMSQPQGQENLVTWARPMLTSREGLEQLVDPSLAGSYNFDDMAKVAAIASMCVHTEVTQRPFMGEVVQALKLIYNDTDETCGDCCSQKDSSAQESDFRGDLAPSDSSWWNAGGLTPRLTYGQASSFITMEYSSGPLEEMENRPFSTSSLIGDEISLPIRHGNRSGPLRTVRNKLSLHRFTGSRSEHGGPSSKRNWNDGYWV
- the LOC106757787 gene encoding receptor-like serine/threonine-protein kinase ALE2 isoform X2 translates to MTVVAGRPTGISPFASLSLTFLSLPDDAQRWCRLRLERMPVSVVFLFAFLNLLSSSQVKSFSLSVSFASSEQAKMWFAKPSFGPSSAPIPSPNHQGPYMTPRQRHHYHHRHHHNMRPYVVAPPPSKDQACDQICTEPLTSTPFGSPCGCVFPMKVRLTLDVAPYAVFPVMTELENEIALGTYLEQSQVKIMGATADTQNQGRTVVDINLVPLGEKFDNTTAALTYERFWHKKVPLNRSLFGDYAVVYITYSGMPSSPPYGSLVGSGPSQSVQGILPVSANFVGRNQKMNVRTIIIIALSSFVLLLVLVGAFSIILKWKKSRRPSNAVGPAFTSSLNKRSGLGSMLSSSITSSTSVSLMSTMATSILSVKTFSLSELEKATDKFSSKRILGEGGFGRVYSGTLEDGAEVAVKLLTRDNQNGDREFIAEVEMLSRLHHRNLVKLIGICIEGRRRCLVYELVRNGSVESHLHGDDKIKGMLDWEARMKIALGAARGLAYLHEDSNPRVIHRDFKASNVLLEDDFTPKVSDFGLAREATEGSNHISTRVMGTFGYVAPEYAMTGHLLVKSDVYSYGVVLLELLTGRKPVDMSQPQGQENLVTWARPMLTSREGLEQLVDPSLAGSYNFDDMAKVAAIASMCVHTEVTQRPFMGEVVQALKLIYNDTDETCGDCCSQKDSSAQESDFRGDLAPSDSSWWNAGGLTPRLTYGQASSFITMEYSSGPLEEMENRPFSTSSLIGDEISLPIRHGNRSGPLRTVRNKLSLHRFTGSRSEHGGPSSKRNWNDGYWV